A genome region from Taeniopygia guttata chromosome 18, bTaeGut7.mat, whole genome shotgun sequence includes the following:
- the ARHGAP44 gene encoding rho GTPase-activating protein 44 isoform X3 produces the protein MKKQFNRMRQLANQTVGRAEKTEVLSEDLLQVEKRLELVKQVSHSTHKKLTACLQGQQGLDADKRSKKLPLTTLAQCLMEGSAVLGDDSLLGKMLRLCGEAEDKLAQELIHFELQVERDVIEPLFVLAEVEIPNIQKQRKHLAKLVLDMDSSRTRWQQSVKSSGLASNLQPSGAKADALREEMEEAANRVEICRDQLSADMYNFVAKEVDYANYFQTLIEVQAEYHRKSLALLQNFLPQIKAQQEAWMEKPSFGKPLEEHLAVSGREIAFPVEACVTMLLECGMQEEGLFRVAPSASKLKKLKAALDCCVVDVQEYSADPHAIAGALKSYLRELPEPLMTFELYEEWIQASNIPEQEKRLQALWNACEKLPKANYNNIRYVIKFLAKLTEYQDLNKMTPSNVAIVLGPNLLWPQAEGNMTEMMTTLSLQIVGIIEPLIQHADWFFPGDIEFNVTGNYGSPLHVNHNANYSSMPSPDMEHGERRQHEQARRPLSVATDNMMLEFCKKDGLRKIQSMGVRVMDTSWVARRGTSTGRKATSAPPAAQPPAPPAELPPTPHSPIPEQSPEISATPSPPPAGFGFPPAAERTSTVKPPEPPPAAEQSPHSLRRGLLRFEVPSLQVSPDAALCRDPPEAAQRLSGPSLTPRQEEEEEEESESTAL, from the exons AGCCGAGAAGACCGAGGTGTTGAGCGAAGATCTGCTGCAG GTGGAGAAGCGGCTGGAGCTGGTGAAGCAGgtgtcccacagcacccacaaGAAGCTGACAGCCTgtctgcagggccagcagggccTGGACGCCGACAAGCGCTCG AAGAAGCTGCCCCTGACCACGCTGGCGCAGTGTCTGATGGAGGGATCAGCCGTGCTGGGGGACGATTCCCTGCTGGG GAAGATGCTGCGGCTGTGCGGGGAGGCCGAGGACAAACTGGCGCAGGAGCTGATCCACTTCGAGCTGCAGGTGGAGAGGGACGTGATCGAGCCGCTCTTCGTGCTGGCTGAG gtggaaatcccaaatatccaaaAGCAGAGGAAGCACCTGGCGAAGCTCGTGCTGGACATGGACTCCTCCAGGACGAG GTGGCAGCAGTCGGTGAAGTCCTCGGGTCTGGCCAGCAACCTGCAGCCCTCGGGGGCCAAGGCGGACGCTctcagggaggagatggaggaggcAGCCAACAGAGTGGAGATCTGCCGG GACCAGCTCTCGGCTGACATGTACAATTTCGTGGCCAAAGAAGTCGACTATGCAAACTATTTTCAAACT CTGATCGAGGTGCAGGCCGAGTACCACCGCAAATCCCTGGCGCTCCTGCAGAACTTCCTGCCGCAGATCAAAGCCCAGCAGG AGGCGTGGATGGAGAAGCCCTCCTTTGGGAAGCCCCTGGAGGAGCACCTGGCTGTCAGCGGGAGGGAGATCGCCTTCCCCGTGGAGGCCTGTGTCACCATGCTGCTGGAATGTGGCATGCAGGAGGAG GGTCTCTTCCGAGTGGCTCCCTCGGCCTCCAAGCTGAAGAAGCTCAAGGCTGCCCTGGACTGCTGCGTGGTGGACGTGCAGGAGTACTCAGCTGACCCCCATGCCATCGCAG GAGCCCTCAAGTCCTACCTGCGGGAGCTGCCCGAGCCCCTGATGACGTTCGAGCTGTATGAGGAGTGGATCCAGGCCTCCAA CATCCCGGAGCAGGAGAAGCGGCTGCAGGCTCTCTGGAATGCCTGTGAGAAGCTGCCCAAAGCCAACTACAACAACATCAG GTACGTGATTAAATTCCTGGCCAAGCTGACCGAGTACCAGGACCTGAACAAAATGACCCCGAGCAACGTGGCCATCGTGCTGGGACCCAACCTGCTGTGGCCACAGGCCGAAGG GAACATGACGGAGATGATGACGACGCTGTCGCTGCAGATCGTGGGCATCATCGAGCCGCTCATCCAGCACGCAGACTGGTTCTTCCCGGGAG ACATCGAGTTCAACGTGACGGGGAACTACGGCAGCCCCCTGCACGTCAACCACAACGCCAACTACAGCTCCATGCCGTCCCCGGACATGGAGCACGGCGAGCGCCGGCAGCACGAGCAGGCCCGGCGGCCCCTCAGCGTGGCCACCGACAACATGATGCTGGAGTTCTGCAAGAAGGATGG CCTTAGGAAAATCCAAAG catggGCGTCAGGGTGATGGACACCTCGTGGGTGGCTCGCCGAGGCACCTCCACGGGGCGCAAGGCGACCTCGGCCCCCCCGGCCGcgcagcccccggccccgcccgccgaGCTGCCCCCCACGCCGCACTCGCCCATTCCCGAGCAGTCCCCGGAGATCTCAGCAACGCCCTCCCCGCCTCCCGCCGGCTTCGGCTTCCCCCCGGCAGCCGAGCGGACAAG CACGGTGAAGCCCCCGGAGCCGCCCCCCGCGGCCGAGCAGAGCCCGCACTCGCTGCGCAGAG GTCTGCTCCGTTTTGAGGTCCCCTCCCTCCAAGTGTCCCCGGACGCCGCCCTGTGCCGGGACCCGCCCGAGGCAGCTCAGAGACTCTCGGGGCCGAGCCTGACCCCgcggcaggaggaggaggaggaggaggaatcgGAGAGCACAGCCCTAtga
- the ARHGAP44 gene encoding rho GTPase-activating protein 44 isoform X4, with the protein MKKQFNRMRQLANQTVGRAEKTEVLSEDLLQVEKRLELVKQVSHSTHKKLTACLQGQQGLDADKRSKKLPLTTLAQCLMEGSAVLGDDSLLGKMLRLCGEAEDKLAQELIHFELQVERDVIEPLFVLAEVEIPNIQKQRKHLAKLVLDMDSSRTRWQQSVKSSGLASNLQPSGAKADALREEMEEAANRVEICRDQLSADMYNFVAKEVDYANYFQTLIEVQAEYHRKSLALLQNFLPQIKAQQEAWMEKPSFGKPLEEHLAVSGREIAFPVEACVTMLLECGMQEEGLFRVAPSASKLKKLKAALDCCVVDVQEYSADPHAIAGALKSYLRELPEPLMTFELYEEWIQASNIPEQEKRLQALWNACEKLPKANYNNIRYVIKFLAKLTEYQDLNKMTPSNVAIVLGPNLLWPQAEGNMTEMMTTLSLQIVGIIEPLIQHADWFFPGDIEFNVTGNYGSPLHVNHNANYSSMPSPDMEHGERRQHEQARRPLSVATDNMMLEFCKKDGLRKIQSMGVRVMDTSWVARRGTSTGRKATSAPPAAQPPAPPAELPPTPHSPIPEQSPEISATPSPPPAGFGFPPAAERTRSAPF; encoded by the exons AGCCGAGAAGACCGAGGTGTTGAGCGAAGATCTGCTGCAG GTGGAGAAGCGGCTGGAGCTGGTGAAGCAGgtgtcccacagcacccacaaGAAGCTGACAGCCTgtctgcagggccagcagggccTGGACGCCGACAAGCGCTCG AAGAAGCTGCCCCTGACCACGCTGGCGCAGTGTCTGATGGAGGGATCAGCCGTGCTGGGGGACGATTCCCTGCTGGG GAAGATGCTGCGGCTGTGCGGGGAGGCCGAGGACAAACTGGCGCAGGAGCTGATCCACTTCGAGCTGCAGGTGGAGAGGGACGTGATCGAGCCGCTCTTCGTGCTGGCTGAG gtggaaatcccaaatatccaaaAGCAGAGGAAGCACCTGGCGAAGCTCGTGCTGGACATGGACTCCTCCAGGACGAG GTGGCAGCAGTCGGTGAAGTCCTCGGGTCTGGCCAGCAACCTGCAGCCCTCGGGGGCCAAGGCGGACGCTctcagggaggagatggaggaggcAGCCAACAGAGTGGAGATCTGCCGG GACCAGCTCTCGGCTGACATGTACAATTTCGTGGCCAAAGAAGTCGACTATGCAAACTATTTTCAAACT CTGATCGAGGTGCAGGCCGAGTACCACCGCAAATCCCTGGCGCTCCTGCAGAACTTCCTGCCGCAGATCAAAGCCCAGCAGG AGGCGTGGATGGAGAAGCCCTCCTTTGGGAAGCCCCTGGAGGAGCACCTGGCTGTCAGCGGGAGGGAGATCGCCTTCCCCGTGGAGGCCTGTGTCACCATGCTGCTGGAATGTGGCATGCAGGAGGAG GGTCTCTTCCGAGTGGCTCCCTCGGCCTCCAAGCTGAAGAAGCTCAAGGCTGCCCTGGACTGCTGCGTGGTGGACGTGCAGGAGTACTCAGCTGACCCCCATGCCATCGCAG GAGCCCTCAAGTCCTACCTGCGGGAGCTGCCCGAGCCCCTGATGACGTTCGAGCTGTATGAGGAGTGGATCCAGGCCTCCAA CATCCCGGAGCAGGAGAAGCGGCTGCAGGCTCTCTGGAATGCCTGTGAGAAGCTGCCCAAAGCCAACTACAACAACATCAG GTACGTGATTAAATTCCTGGCCAAGCTGACCGAGTACCAGGACCTGAACAAAATGACCCCGAGCAACGTGGCCATCGTGCTGGGACCCAACCTGCTGTGGCCACAGGCCGAAGG GAACATGACGGAGATGATGACGACGCTGTCGCTGCAGATCGTGGGCATCATCGAGCCGCTCATCCAGCACGCAGACTGGTTCTTCCCGGGAG ACATCGAGTTCAACGTGACGGGGAACTACGGCAGCCCCCTGCACGTCAACCACAACGCCAACTACAGCTCCATGCCGTCCCCGGACATGGAGCACGGCGAGCGCCGGCAGCACGAGCAGGCCCGGCGGCCCCTCAGCGTGGCCACCGACAACATGATGCTGGAGTTCTGCAAGAAGGATGG CCTTAGGAAAATCCAAAG catggGCGTCAGGGTGATGGACACCTCGTGGGTGGCTCGCCGAGGCACCTCCACGGGGCGCAAGGCGACCTCGGCCCCCCCGGCCGcgcagcccccggccccgcccgccgaGCTGCCCCCCACGCCGCACTCGCCCATTCCCGAGCAGTCCCCGGAGATCTCAGCAACGCCCTCCCCGCCTCCCGCCGGCTTCGGCTTCCCCCCGGCAGCCGAGCGGACAAG GTCTGCTCCGTTTTGA
- the ARHGAP44 gene encoding rho GTPase-activating protein 44 isoform X1, producing the protein MKKQFNRMRQLANQTVGRAEKTEVLSEDLLQVEKRLELVKQVSHSTHKKLTACLQGQQGLDADKRSKKLPLTTLAQCLMEGSAVLGDDSLLGKMLRLCGEAEDKLAQELIHFELQVERDVIEPLFVLAEVEIPNIQKQRKHLAKLVLDMDSSRTRWQQSVKSSGLASNLQPSGAKADALREEMEEAANRVEICRDQLSADMYNFVAKEVDYANYFQTLIEVQAEYHRKSLALLQNFLPQIKAQQEAWMEKPSFGKPLEEHLAVSGREIAFPVEACVTMLLECGMQEEGLFRVAPSASKLKKLKAALDCCVVDVQEYSADPHAIAGALKSYLRELPEPLMTFELYEEWIQASNIPEQEKRLQALWNACEKLPKANYNNIRYVIKFLAKLTEYQDLNKMTPSNVAIVLGPNLLWPQAEGNMTEMMTTLSLQIVGIIEPLIQHADWFFPGDIEFNVTGNYGSPLHVNHNANYSSMPSPDMEHGERRQHEQARRPLSVATDNMMLEFCKKDGLRKIQSMGVRVMDTSWVARRGTSTGRKATSAPPAAQPPAPPAELPPTPHSPIPEQSPEISATPSPPPAGFGFPPAAERTSTVKPPEPPPAAEQSPHSLRRGPRKLAPIPPREGQPSPASLSPTPPSTPSPYGPPGAAPAAGPPPPLPSPAAAAAAPRARAAPKARPRPALPPPPQPPPAAPAPPQPPEPPRPDAAGPGDGALTGLLRFEVPSLQVSPDAALCRDPPEAAQRLSGPSLTPRQEEEEEEESESTAL; encoded by the exons AGCCGAGAAGACCGAGGTGTTGAGCGAAGATCTGCTGCAG GTGGAGAAGCGGCTGGAGCTGGTGAAGCAGgtgtcccacagcacccacaaGAAGCTGACAGCCTgtctgcagggccagcagggccTGGACGCCGACAAGCGCTCG AAGAAGCTGCCCCTGACCACGCTGGCGCAGTGTCTGATGGAGGGATCAGCCGTGCTGGGGGACGATTCCCTGCTGGG GAAGATGCTGCGGCTGTGCGGGGAGGCCGAGGACAAACTGGCGCAGGAGCTGATCCACTTCGAGCTGCAGGTGGAGAGGGACGTGATCGAGCCGCTCTTCGTGCTGGCTGAG gtggaaatcccaaatatccaaaAGCAGAGGAAGCACCTGGCGAAGCTCGTGCTGGACATGGACTCCTCCAGGACGAG GTGGCAGCAGTCGGTGAAGTCCTCGGGTCTGGCCAGCAACCTGCAGCCCTCGGGGGCCAAGGCGGACGCTctcagggaggagatggaggaggcAGCCAACAGAGTGGAGATCTGCCGG GACCAGCTCTCGGCTGACATGTACAATTTCGTGGCCAAAGAAGTCGACTATGCAAACTATTTTCAAACT CTGATCGAGGTGCAGGCCGAGTACCACCGCAAATCCCTGGCGCTCCTGCAGAACTTCCTGCCGCAGATCAAAGCCCAGCAGG AGGCGTGGATGGAGAAGCCCTCCTTTGGGAAGCCCCTGGAGGAGCACCTGGCTGTCAGCGGGAGGGAGATCGCCTTCCCCGTGGAGGCCTGTGTCACCATGCTGCTGGAATGTGGCATGCAGGAGGAG GGTCTCTTCCGAGTGGCTCCCTCGGCCTCCAAGCTGAAGAAGCTCAAGGCTGCCCTGGACTGCTGCGTGGTGGACGTGCAGGAGTACTCAGCTGACCCCCATGCCATCGCAG GAGCCCTCAAGTCCTACCTGCGGGAGCTGCCCGAGCCCCTGATGACGTTCGAGCTGTATGAGGAGTGGATCCAGGCCTCCAA CATCCCGGAGCAGGAGAAGCGGCTGCAGGCTCTCTGGAATGCCTGTGAGAAGCTGCCCAAAGCCAACTACAACAACATCAG GTACGTGATTAAATTCCTGGCCAAGCTGACCGAGTACCAGGACCTGAACAAAATGACCCCGAGCAACGTGGCCATCGTGCTGGGACCCAACCTGCTGTGGCCACAGGCCGAAGG GAACATGACGGAGATGATGACGACGCTGTCGCTGCAGATCGTGGGCATCATCGAGCCGCTCATCCAGCACGCAGACTGGTTCTTCCCGGGAG ACATCGAGTTCAACGTGACGGGGAACTACGGCAGCCCCCTGCACGTCAACCACAACGCCAACTACAGCTCCATGCCGTCCCCGGACATGGAGCACGGCGAGCGCCGGCAGCACGAGCAGGCCCGGCGGCCCCTCAGCGTGGCCACCGACAACATGATGCTGGAGTTCTGCAAGAAGGATGG CCTTAGGAAAATCCAAAG catggGCGTCAGGGTGATGGACACCTCGTGGGTGGCTCGCCGAGGCACCTCCACGGGGCGCAAGGCGACCTCGGCCCCCCCGGCCGcgcagcccccggccccgcccgccgaGCTGCCCCCCACGCCGCACTCGCCCATTCCCGAGCAGTCCCCGGAGATCTCAGCAACGCCCTCCCCGCCTCCCGCCGGCTTCGGCTTCCCCCCGGCAGCCGAGCGGACAAG CACGGTGAAGCCCCCGGAGCCGCCCCCCGCGGCCGAGCAGAGCCCGCACTCGCTGCGCAGAG GGCCCAGGAAGCTGGCGCCCATCCCGCCCCGGGAGGGGCAGCCATCCCCGGCCAGCCTGTCCCCGACGCCCCCCAGCACCCCGTCCCCGTACGGCCCCCCCGGAGCCGCCCCCGCGGccgggccgcccccgccgctgccgtcccccgccgccgccgccgccgccccccgcgcccggGCCGCCCCCAAAGcgcggccgcgccccgcgctgccccccccgccgcagccgcccccggccgcccccgcgcccccccagcccccggAGCCGCCCCGCCCGGACGCCGCGGGCCCCGGGGACGGCGCGCTCACAG GTCTGCTCCGTTTTGAGGTCCCCTCCCTCCAAGTGTCCCCGGACGCCGCCCTGTGCCGGGACCCGCCCGAGGCAGCTCAGAGACTCTCGGGGCCGAGCCTGACCCCgcggcaggaggaggaggaggaggaggaatcgGAGAGCACAGCCCTAtga
- the ARHGAP44 gene encoding rho GTPase-activating protein 44 isoform X2 has translation MKKQFNRMRQLANQTVGRAEKTEVLSEDLLQVEKRLELVKQVSHSTHKKLTACLQGQQGLDADKRSKKLPLTTLAQCLMEGSAVLGDDSLLGKMLRLCGEAEDKLAQELIHFELQVERDVIEPLFVLAEVEIPNIQKQRKHLAKLVLDMDSSRTRWQQSVKSSGLASNLQPSGAKADALREEMEEAANRVEICRDQLSADMYNFVAKEVDYANYFQTLIEVQAEYHRKSLALLQNFLPQIKAQQEAWMEKPSFGKPLEEHLAVSGREIAFPVEACVTMLLECGMQEEGLFRVAPSASKLKKLKAALDCCVVDVQEYSADPHAIAGALKSYLRELPEPLMTFELYEEWIQASNIPEQEKRLQALWNACEKLPKANYNNIRYVIKFLAKLTEYQDLNKMTPSNVAIVLGPNLLWPQAEGNMTEMMTTLSLQIVGIIEPLIQHADWFFPGDIEFNVTGNYGSPLHVNHNANYSSMPSPDMEHGERRQHEQARRPLSVATDNMMLEFCKKDGMGVRVMDTSWVARRGTSTGRKATSAPPAAQPPAPPAELPPTPHSPIPEQSPEISATPSPPPAGFGFPPAAERTSTVKPPEPPPAAEQSPHSLRRGPRKLAPIPPREGQPSPASLSPTPPSTPSPYGPPGAAPAAGPPPPLPSPAAAAAAPRARAAPKARPRPALPPPPQPPPAAPAPPQPPEPPRPDAAGPGDGALTGLLRFEVPSLQVSPDAALCRDPPEAAQRLSGPSLTPRQEEEEEEESESTAL, from the exons AGCCGAGAAGACCGAGGTGTTGAGCGAAGATCTGCTGCAG GTGGAGAAGCGGCTGGAGCTGGTGAAGCAGgtgtcccacagcacccacaaGAAGCTGACAGCCTgtctgcagggccagcagggccTGGACGCCGACAAGCGCTCG AAGAAGCTGCCCCTGACCACGCTGGCGCAGTGTCTGATGGAGGGATCAGCCGTGCTGGGGGACGATTCCCTGCTGGG GAAGATGCTGCGGCTGTGCGGGGAGGCCGAGGACAAACTGGCGCAGGAGCTGATCCACTTCGAGCTGCAGGTGGAGAGGGACGTGATCGAGCCGCTCTTCGTGCTGGCTGAG gtggaaatcccaaatatccaaaAGCAGAGGAAGCACCTGGCGAAGCTCGTGCTGGACATGGACTCCTCCAGGACGAG GTGGCAGCAGTCGGTGAAGTCCTCGGGTCTGGCCAGCAACCTGCAGCCCTCGGGGGCCAAGGCGGACGCTctcagggaggagatggaggaggcAGCCAACAGAGTGGAGATCTGCCGG GACCAGCTCTCGGCTGACATGTACAATTTCGTGGCCAAAGAAGTCGACTATGCAAACTATTTTCAAACT CTGATCGAGGTGCAGGCCGAGTACCACCGCAAATCCCTGGCGCTCCTGCAGAACTTCCTGCCGCAGATCAAAGCCCAGCAGG AGGCGTGGATGGAGAAGCCCTCCTTTGGGAAGCCCCTGGAGGAGCACCTGGCTGTCAGCGGGAGGGAGATCGCCTTCCCCGTGGAGGCCTGTGTCACCATGCTGCTGGAATGTGGCATGCAGGAGGAG GGTCTCTTCCGAGTGGCTCCCTCGGCCTCCAAGCTGAAGAAGCTCAAGGCTGCCCTGGACTGCTGCGTGGTGGACGTGCAGGAGTACTCAGCTGACCCCCATGCCATCGCAG GAGCCCTCAAGTCCTACCTGCGGGAGCTGCCCGAGCCCCTGATGACGTTCGAGCTGTATGAGGAGTGGATCCAGGCCTCCAA CATCCCGGAGCAGGAGAAGCGGCTGCAGGCTCTCTGGAATGCCTGTGAGAAGCTGCCCAAAGCCAACTACAACAACATCAG GTACGTGATTAAATTCCTGGCCAAGCTGACCGAGTACCAGGACCTGAACAAAATGACCCCGAGCAACGTGGCCATCGTGCTGGGACCCAACCTGCTGTGGCCACAGGCCGAAGG GAACATGACGGAGATGATGACGACGCTGTCGCTGCAGATCGTGGGCATCATCGAGCCGCTCATCCAGCACGCAGACTGGTTCTTCCCGGGAG ACATCGAGTTCAACGTGACGGGGAACTACGGCAGCCCCCTGCACGTCAACCACAACGCCAACTACAGCTCCATGCCGTCCCCGGACATGGAGCACGGCGAGCGCCGGCAGCACGAGCAGGCCCGGCGGCCCCTCAGCGTGGCCACCGACAACATGATGCTGGAGTTCTGCAAGAAGGATGG catggGCGTCAGGGTGATGGACACCTCGTGGGTGGCTCGCCGAGGCACCTCCACGGGGCGCAAGGCGACCTCGGCCCCCCCGGCCGcgcagcccccggccccgcccgccgaGCTGCCCCCCACGCCGCACTCGCCCATTCCCGAGCAGTCCCCGGAGATCTCAGCAACGCCCTCCCCGCCTCCCGCCGGCTTCGGCTTCCCCCCGGCAGCCGAGCGGACAAG CACGGTGAAGCCCCCGGAGCCGCCCCCCGCGGCCGAGCAGAGCCCGCACTCGCTGCGCAGAG GGCCCAGGAAGCTGGCGCCCATCCCGCCCCGGGAGGGGCAGCCATCCCCGGCCAGCCTGTCCCCGACGCCCCCCAGCACCCCGTCCCCGTACGGCCCCCCCGGAGCCGCCCCCGCGGccgggccgcccccgccgctgccgtcccccgccgccgccgccgccgccccccgcgcccggGCCGCCCCCAAAGcgcggccgcgccccgcgctgccccccccgccgcagccgcccccggccgcccccgcgcccccccagcccccggAGCCGCCCCGCCCGGACGCCGCGGGCCCCGGGGACGGCGCGCTCACAG GTCTGCTCCGTTTTGAGGTCCCCTCCCTCCAAGTGTCCCCGGACGCCGCCCTGTGCCGGGACCCGCCCGAGGCAGCTCAGAGACTCTCGGGGCCGAGCCTGACCCCgcggcaggaggaggaggaggaggaggaatcgGAGAGCACAGCCCTAtga
- the USP43 gene encoding ubiquitin carboxyl-terminal hydrolase 43, which yields MSAAGPGGGPGRRRRAGGGGASPAGRPRAGAGAGRRRRALRSLGSLAGRLLRTWARLAGGRGGRRAAPEDDEGGFRGGSRRRLGGAAPAAAGGAAGSDAGAGGGERPPGAQGLRNHGNTCFMNAVVQCLSNTAPLAERLALGRYRARGARAEVTQRLAALVRALWTRQYTPQLSAEFKNIVSKHSSQFRGNAQHDALEFLLWLLDRMHEDLGAASPAQQSRGPTQPGKDGSSGASRSPPGTQHPRGQSFVQSHFQAQYRSSLTCPHCLKQSNTFDPFLCISLPIPLRQTRALNVTLVLQCERWRFVRVGLAVPLLGTVADLREMVARHGRVPAEQVILAEVSPRGLLRSLSDPEALRAAGEAAPVYAFQPPPARRAGCPRSLPTSPAVPRPEGPRLLPSAARSSECLHRAPGGRILLLLCNTAGTGPQLARFGPPLVLREERGVSWEQLQQNILAQLRGVLRGEVRPQGTGALFRIRLAGGSAPCTYLSPQDPRPLCHPAIDRALQLCGAGGPPHVRLTAEWDTSTKERLFGSIREEAVQDAESVRQQQQAHGQQHSCTLDECFQLYTKEEQLAPDDAWRCPHCKVPQQGTVKLSLWTLPDILIIHLKRFRQVAEQRHKLTTLVRFPLRGLDMAPHVAQRAQPGGQLRGRWAPWQPPLRLPPACPRDHLYDLYAVCNHHGSMQGGHYTAFCCNALDGRWYSYDDSRVEGVREAEVSTRSAYILFYQRRRAAGSGTGHWVFRLAAAEPRTDPRTEPDPSGSAGAAENGGFEARPPVRGLQGLPARSLSVRTAPPGHGEPGPPRAPRRLRRAASAEGTPRRPPPGPGSPEGPRGDAGVPPDRCAPGPSALGRSRSSASLPPRPEGGLRRSASLGRGPALAARAAPGAAPQRGPQLPGPLRPAAVPESSF from the exons AtgagcgcggcggggccgggcggcggccccgggcggcggcggcgggcggggggcggcggggcgagcccggcggggcggccgcgggccggggccggggccgggcggcggcggcgggcgctgcGCTCGCTGGGCAGCCTGGCCGGGCGGCTGCTCCGCACCTGGGCGCGCCTggccggggggcgcgggggccgccgcgccgcccccgaGGATGACGAGGGCGGGTTCCGGGGGGGGTCGCGGCGGCGGCtcggcggggcggccccggcggcggcggggggcgccGCGGGGAGCGATGCGGGAGcgggcggcggggagcggccgcCGGGCGCGCAGGGGCTGCGGAACCACGGCAACACCTGCTTCATGAACGCCGTGGTGCAGTGCCTGAGCAACACGGCGCCGCTGGCCGAGCGCCTGGCGCTGGGCCGGTACCGCGCCCGCGGTGCCCGCGCCGAGGTCACGCAGCGGCTGGCGGCCCTGGTCCGGGCGCTCTGGACCCGCCAGTACACCCCGCAGCTCTCCGCGGAGTTCAAG AACATCGTCTCCAAGCACAGCTCGCAGTTCCGGGGCAACGCTCAGCACGACGCGCTGGAattcctgctctggctgctggacCGAATGCACGAGGACCTGGGCGCCGCCTCCCCCGCCCAGCAGAGCCGCGGCCCCACGCAG CCTGGCAAGGACGGGAGCAGCGGTGCCAGCAGGTCTCCCCCAGGCACCCAGCACCCCCGGGGGCAGAGCTTCGTGCAGAGCCACTTCCAGGCCCAGTACAG GTCCTCCCTGACGTGCCCTCACTGCCTGAAGCAGAGCAACACCTTCGACCCCTTCCTGTGCATCTCCCTGCCCATCCCGCTGCGCCAGACCAG ggctctgaACGTCACGCTGGTGCTGCAGTGCGAGCGCTGGCGCTTCGTGCGGGTGGGGCTGGCCGTGCCGCTGCTGGGCACCGTGGCCGACCTGCGGGAGATGGTGGCGCGGCACGGCCGCGTCCCCGCCGAGCAG GTGATCCTGGCCGAGGTGTCCCCGCGGGGCCTCCTGCGCTCGCTGTCCGACCCCGAGGCGCTGCGGGCGGCCGGAGAGGCCGCGCCCGTCTACGCCTTCCAACcaccgcccgcccgccgcgcaG ggtgtccccgCAGCCTCCCCACGTCCCCCGCGGTGCCACGGCCGGAGGGGCCGCGGCTGCTGCCCAGCGCCGCCCGCTCCTCCGAGTGCCTGCACCGCGCGCCCGGCGGCcgcatcctgctgctgctctgcaacaCGGCGGGCACGGGCCCGCAGCTCGCCAG GTTCGGGCCGCCGCTGGTGCTGCGGGAGGAGCGCGGCGtctcctgggagcagctgcagcagaacatCCTGGCCCAGCTCAGGGGGGTCCTGCGGGGAGAGGTCCGGCCACAG GGCACGGGGGCCCTTTTCCGGATCCGCCTGGCCGGGGGCTCGGCCCCCTGCACCTACCTGTCCCCTCAGGATCCCCGCCCTCTCTGCCACCCTGCCATCGACAG GGCCCTGCAGCTGTGCGGGGCCGGGGGCCCTCCCCACGTGAGGCTGACGGCGGAGTGGGACACGAGCACCAAAGAGCG GCTGTTCGGGAGCATCCGGGAGGAGGCGGTGCAGGACGCGGAGAGCgtgcggcagcagcagcaggcgcacgggcagcagcacagctgcacccTGGACGAGTGCTTCCAGCTCTACACCAAGGAGGAGCAG CTGGCCCCGGACGATGCCTGGCGCTGCCCGCACTGCAaggtgccccagcagggcaCGGTGAAGCTCAGCCTGTGGACGCTGCCCGACATCCTCATCATCCACCTGAAGCGCTTCCGGCAGGTGGCCGAGCAGCGGCACAAGCTGACCACGCTGGTGCGGTTCCCGCTGCGGGGGCTGGACATGGCCCCGCACGTGGCGCAgcgggcacagcccgggggaCAGCTCCGGGGCCGCTGGGCGCCCTGGCAGCCCCCCCTGCGCCTGCCCCCGGCCTGCCCCCGCGACCACCTCTACGACCTGTACGCCGTCTGCAACCACCACGGCAGCATGCAGGGCGGCCACTACACCG CCTTCTGCTGCAACGCCCTGGACGGGCGCTGGTACAGCTACGACGACAGCCGTGTGGAGGGGGTGCGGGAGGCCGAGGTGAGCACCCGCAGCGCCTACATCCTGTTCTACCagcgccgccgcgccgccggctCCGGCACGG GGCACTGGGTGTTCCGCCTGgccgccgccgagccccgcACTGACCCCCGCACCGAGCCCGACCCCTCCGGCTCCGCCGGCGCCGCGGAGAACG GCGGGTTCGAGGCGCGGCCCCCGGTGCGGGGTCTGCAGGGGCTGCCCGCTCGCAGCCTCAGCGTCCGGACCGCACCCCCGGGACACGGCGAGCCGggccccccccgcgccccccgacGGCTCCGCCGGGCCGCCAGCGCCGAGGGGACCCCGCGCCGGCCGCCCCCGGGCCCCGGCAGCCCCGAGGGGCCGCGGGGGGACGCGGGTGTCCCTCCGGACCGCTGCGCCCCCGGCCCCTCGGCGCTGGGACGGTCGCGGAGCTCGGCCAGCCTCCCCCCCCGGCCCGAGGGGGGGCTGCGCAGGTCCGCCTCGCTGGGCAGGGGGCCGGCCCTGGCCGCCCGGGctgcccccggggccgccccgcaGCGCGGCCCGCAGCTCCCCGGACCCCTGCGTCCCGCGGCCGTGCCCGAGTCCAGCTTCTGA